DNA sequence from the Treponema sp. OMZ 838 genome:
TTCGTCAAGTTCTTTCGCAACCGCATCGGCGTCAACCTTGGTTTGGCAAAAGACCAGCCCGTAAAAGTTTTCGGCGGTGTCGATCAGGCGAACTAAGGCTTCGCTTTTATCTTCTTCCCTCACCATCCAAAAAAACTGTTCGGTAAGCGGCAGCGGTTCTTCCGACGCCTCTTCTTCTACAATTTCATATTCGCCCATAAAGTCGGCAGCAATTTTCAAAATCTGCTTGGGCATCGTTGCCGAGAACATCAGTACTCGAGAATCGGGATTTGCCTTTTTGAATATCGTTTCGATATCTTCGATAAAGCCCATGTTCAGCATTTCGTCAGCTTCATCTAAAATAAAATATTCGATACTGTCCAAATTCAGCGAGCCGCGCTCCAAATGATCGATAACACGGCCGGGGGTTCCGGCAACAATTTCGCATCCGCGCTTTAAGTTTCGTAATTGTTCGACAATCGATGCGCCGCCGTATACGGTCGTGATACGGGGATGGGTTCCTTCCTTAAACGATTCTATTTCCGAAGCGACTTGCAGCGCAAGTTCGCGAGTAGGCACCAATACCAACGCACGCGGTTTTTCCCGCGGTTCCCTCAATTCCTGTACAAGCGGCAATCCGTAGGCGGCTGTCTTACCGGTACCTGTTCTCGCCTTTGCAATAACGTTCGCATCACCGTTTAAGAGGCGCGGAATTGCCAACACCTGAATGGGCGTCGGCTCTTCAAATCCTTTTGCCGCTACCGCATTCAACACGGACTCATCGAGTCCTAAATCTCTAAAAGATATATCCATAATCGGTGCGAGTATATCAGATACGACGATAAGTTCATAGCCTACTTTACAAAAGAAACTTAATATGCTACAGTACTCCCTCGAAAGCCGGCGTGGTGAAATTGGTATACACGATAGACTCAAAATCTATTGGGGGCAACTCCGTAAGGGTTCAAGTCCCTTCGCCGGCATGTTCTTCAACCCAGCCGCCGTTAACCCACCGGTCTTCAATCTATCAAAACTACTAAAAATGAAATATGGAACGAAAAGACGCAGGACTTGCATTTTTATTGCAATACGAAAATGTCGCATGGTATGAAAAAGGACGTGTCAGAATCCTTGACCGGCGCATTTATCCCCAAAAAATAACATACGTTGAATGTTCTTCGTGGCAGGAAGTCCGGCAGGCGATTGCCGATATGGTAACCCAGAGCGCCGGGCCGTATACGGCTGCCGCTATGGGAATGGCGCTTGCCGCATATCAAGTACGGAATGAGGGGGCAGAGAAGCAGCGGCGCTTTCTTGAAGAGGCAGCGCAGGGGTTGGCTCATGCGCGCCCGACGACGGCAAACAGAATGGGACTGATTACTACCGGCTGCCTCACTACGGCTGAAAATGCCTTGAACGCGGGGCAAGATGTAGTAACCGCCCTTTTTAACGCTGCAATAGATTCGCTGAATCGGCGCTACGGTATAATGGAAAAGGTTGGAGGCTATCTTGCAGAGCTTTTTCCGCAAGGAGGCGGCGTTCTTACCCAGTGTTTTGGGGAAACGATTGTCGGGATGATGCTGAAGGCTGCCCGTGCGAGCAATAATCCCGTGAGAATAATCTGTGCCGAAACGAGGCCGTTCCTGCAAGGCGCCCGCTTAACTGCAAGCTGTGCCGCCGATATGGGCTTCGATACCACCGTTATTACCGATAATATGGTTGCCTATATGATGCAGCAAGGGCAAGTCGATCTTTTTACCTCAGCGGCGGATACTATTACGCGGGACGGTCATATCGCAAATAAAATCGGCACGTTTCAGATAGCCCTGCTTGCAGAGCAGTTCGATATACCGTACTATGTAACCGGCATACCGGATGCGGATAAAAAAACTGCCGCTGATATCCGCATCGAGCAGCGCAATCCTGAAGAAACGCTTTCGTGCCATGGAGTGCGGCATACGCATCCTGCGGTAAAAGGTATTTATCCCTCGTTCGATATTACCCCACCTCAGCTTATCCGTGGGGTCGTAACCGATAAGGGAATATACCGCGCCCAAGAGCTCGGTGCGTATTTCGATACGCCGCAGGAGCGGTTCTATTAGATTGTTACGAGATTGCTAGGTTATTACTATGGATATACAAAAAGTTCCTTATACCCGTATTATTACTCCGGCTCCACGCCGTCCCATCGAAAATGCAGTACCGTTGTATGGGTCGTATTCGGGGATGTTTCATACCTTTGACATACGGGGCGTTAAAAAACCGTTCGGAGATTTACCGATTCCTTCGTTCATTACGGATACCCGTATAACCGACACACTGAGGCTCCTCTTTTGCGATGATACTCTTATCGGTGAAATCGAATTTTTTTACGGCGGATATTTTGCTTTTATGGAAACAACACTGTGGAACCGGCAAACGAACCGCTTGCTTGCCTACCGGCAGCTTTTGCCGCTCGGTTTTGTGCATCTACCTAAGTACATTGCGTACAGTGTTGCAACCTGCCGCGTTAAACGGCGGTATATCCGTATTTTTTCCCGCCTTTCCAAAGGGATGCTCTATGCCGATTTTGATTTTCTTGCTGCCAACGACCGTCCGTCATGCGAGGGGCGACTTGATTTTGATTCACGTTCGCCGCAATGCACCGACTATTCCGCCGTTATCCCTTCTTTTGTGAACCGCCGGTGCCAAGCCGTGTATTTCCGCTCATTTGCCGTAAACGGGTGGGTTACGTTCGGGCACAATCAAGATATACAATTGAATAAAGCAAATGCAGTCGGCTTTTTGGATTTTCGAAAAACATATACGACACTGCGTACAAAGCGGAGTGTGGTTATCGGACTAGGCGTTATTGATGGCACCCAAGTTTCTTTCCATTTAAGTAATTCCATCGCTCCCGACAGCTACAGCTATAATGACAATATTTTGTTTTATGGTGGAAAACGTATTCCGTTGCCGCCGGTACGTATTACATATCCGTTCGGTTCTTCCAAGGAATGGATTATCCAAGATACCGAGAGCATGGTTGATTTAACCTTTACCCCCAGTGCAATCTCCCAGCGGAACCTGAATATCCTTGTCTGGCAGCGGGATTATAAGACTATTTGCGGTACTTTTGAAGGTTCTTTTTTAATTGAGGACGGCGTAGTGCTCAAATTAAAAGGCTTCCCAGGCATCGCAAAAAAAGTTAGGATGAGAATGTAAAGGGCATCGGCAGGTGTCTACCGCAGCTTTTCTCCTTTAGTTTTGTGCTTAACTCTGTACTTCCGGAAAACGATAGATAAAATCGGCAATGGGCTCCAGTCCGTTTTGAATATGCATCGTATCGATTTTTTGTTCTATAGAGCTCAATACGGAATCATCGGCGATTATCTCTTTTACTTTTTTTATTATCTTCCGTGGTTTTGGAATATACCAACCGAGGTTGTTGTTAACAACATAGAGCATATTCCCGAATTCTTGTCCACGCACATAGCTTGCAAGGATTAACGGCTTACCGGCAGACAGGGTTTCCATAACGGTAGCAGGTCCGCCTTTGGTGATCACACAATCGGACACATTGATTAAATCGGGCATAAACGAAACAAAACCGAATACCTGAATATTGGAAATATTCGTGGTTTTAAGGAGAATTTCCAGTTGTGTTTTTAACACTTTATTCTTGCCGCAGATAACGATTAAATGAGCAGGACAGCGCTGAAAAATAAAAGCGTTGACAATAGCAAGCGTCGATTTTAAGCCTTCTCCGCCGCCGACAACCAGTATGATTTTCTTATCAAGCGGAATGCCGTGTTTTTTCTTAGCAGTAATTTTTTCGTCGGGGGTATACCGCCGGTCAAAATTCCGTGAAAGCATAATAGGAAATTGATGAACCTGTTCCGGCTTAAAGCCGCAGTGCGAGATCGCTTCTTTTTGCAGCTTCCGAGAAAAGACAATAAGCTCGGTATCTTTTACATAAAACCAGGACGGATGTGCGGTGAACGGATCC
Encoded proteins:
- a CDS encoding s-methyl-5-thioribose-1-phosphate isomerase, with translation MERKDAGLAFLLQYENVAWYEKGRVRILDRRIYPQKITYVECSSWQEVRQAIADMVTQSAGPYTAAAMGMALAAYQVRNEGAEKQRRFLEEAAQGLAHARPTTANRMGLITTGCLTTAENALNAGQDVVTALFNAAIDSLNRRYGIMEKVGGYLAELFPQGGGVLTQCFGETIVGMMLKAARASNNPVRIICAETRPFLQGARLTASCAADMGFDTTVITDNMVAYMMQQGQVDLFTSAADTITRDGHIANKIGTFQIALLAEQFDIPYYVTGIPDADKKTAADIRIEQRNPEETLSCHGVRHTHPAVKGIYPSFDITPPQLIRGVVTDKGIYRAQELGAYFDTPQERFY
- a CDS encoding DUF2804 family protein, which gives rise to MDIQKVPYTRIITPAPRRPIENAVPLYGSYSGMFHTFDIRGVKKPFGDLPIPSFITDTRITDTLRLLFCDDTLIGEIEFFYGGYFAFMETTLWNRQTNRLLAYRQLLPLGFVHLPKYIAYSVATCRVKRRYIRIFSRLSKGMLYADFDFLAANDRPSCEGRLDFDSRSPQCTDYSAVIPSFVNRRCQAVYFRSFAVNGWVTFGHNQDIQLNKANAVGFLDFRKTYTTLRTKRSVVIGLGVIDGTQVSFHLSNSIAPDSYSYNDNILFYGGKRIPLPPVRITYPFGSSKEWIIQDTESMVDLTFTPSAISQRNLNILVWQRDYKTICGTFEGSFLIEDGVVLKLKGFPGIAKKVRMRM
- a CDS encoding glycosyltransferase, which gives rise to MKQRIGFLYLKTGGGHISGANALVSFLKEKYPDNAEYIPQNGFKSTNWVARIFFEKGYLATSNYFEPGYVAFYQLTKSKTVLTFCAWLLRPFIVKNLVTFLKAEKITKLVCLHEILIPLARIAIDRVNPNIPLISIVMDPFTAHPSWFYVKDTELIVFSRKLQKEAISHCGFKPEQVHQFPIMLSRNFDRRYTPDEKITAKKKHGIPLDKKIILVVGGGEGLKSTLAIVNAFIFQRCPAHLIVICGKNKVLKTQLEILLKTTNISNIQVFGFVSFMPDLINVSDCVITKGGPATVMETLSAGKPLILASYVRGQEFGNMLYVVNNNLGWYIPKPRKIIKKVKEIIADDSVLSSIEQKIDTMHIQNGLEPIADFIYRFPEVQS